From the genome of Kaistella daneshvariae, one region includes:
- a CDS encoding DUF2231 domain-containing protein, with amino-acid sequence MSQNNPIDLIEKQEWLGKVADAVQPLILDAFKAGGEAGQQLKNILHGTWLGHPLHPVLTDIPVGAWSLAAIFDTLELTGSKKYKKAADVSVAVGLVGALGSAVTGLTDWSGTDGKKRKIGLMHAMLNVTGTALYGTSLALRSKNKTRDTGIALSFAGLGIVSLAAYLGGHLVFGEQVGVDHTATSDGYPNDFVAVLAENNLAENSMKAVKAGEISVLLAKKNGKIFAIANTCSHLGGPLNEGELLDDYTVKCPWHGSVFSLKDGSVVNGPATEKQPQFDIRTQNGQIEVRLKKS; translated from the coding sequence ATGAGTCAGAACAATCCAATCGATTTAATCGAAAAACAAGAATGGCTGGGAAAAGTTGCCGACGCAGTTCAGCCGCTAATCCTCGATGCTTTTAAAGCCGGTGGCGAAGCCGGACAGCAATTGAAAAACATTTTACATGGCACTTGGCTCGGGCACCCGCTCCATCCGGTACTTACCGACATTCCGGTTGGCGCCTGGTCGCTGGCCGCGATTTTTGACACGCTGGAACTTACCGGAAGCAAAAAATATAAAAAAGCAGCTGATGTCTCCGTGGCTGTGGGCCTCGTGGGCGCTTTGGGCTCTGCTGTAACCGGTCTTACCGACTGGAGCGGCACCGATGGTAAAAAACGTAAAATAGGTCTGATGCACGCGATGCTGAATGTTACCGGAACCGCACTGTATGGAACTTCCTTGGCTCTGCGGAGCAAAAATAAAACACGCGATACGGGAATTGCTTTATCGTTCGCAGGTTTGGGAATTGTTTCGCTTGCGGCCTATCTTGGCGGACATCTGGTTTTTGGTGAACAGGTTGGCGTAGATCACACCGCAACTTCAGACGGTTATCCAAATGATTTTGTAGCAGTGCTGGCTGAGAACAATCTTGCTGAAAATTCGATGAAAGCTGTAAAAGCTGGTGAAATATCGGTGTTGCTGGCAAAAAAGAATGGTAAAATTTTCGCTATTGCGAATACCTGCTCGCACCTTGGCGGACCTTTGAACGAGGGTGAACTTTTAGACGATTACACGGTAAAATGCCCGTGGCACGGCTCGGTTTTTTCGTTAAAAGACGGAAGTGTGGTGAATGGTCCTGCGACCGAAAAACAGCCGCAGTTTGATATCAGGACCCAAAACGGGCAAATTGAAGTCCGCTTGAAAAAAAGCTGA